The following are from one region of the Streptococcus sp. 1643 genome:
- a CDS encoding GNAT family N-acetyltransferase produces the protein MIRKVEKADIGALSKIAKQTFRETFAHDNTEEQLQEYFEETYSPRVLSTELENPDSETYFIMHEEEIAGFLKVNWGSAQTERELEDAFEIQRLYVLQKFQGFGLGKQLFEFALELATKNSFSWAWLGVWEHNTKAQAFYNRYGFEKFSQHSFMVGQKVDTDWLLKKKLR, from the coding sequence ATGATTAGAAAAGTAGAAAAGGCAGATATTGGGGCGTTGTCCAAAATTGCCAAACAAACCTTTCGTGAAACATTTGCTCATGATAATACGGAAGAGCAGTTACAGGAATACTTTGAAGAGACTTATAGTCCGAGAGTTTTGTCAACTGAGTTGGAAAATCCAGATTCCGAAACCTATTTCATTATGCATGAAGAGGAGATAGCTGGTTTTCTCAAAGTCAACTGGGGAAGTGCTCAGACTGAGAGAGAATTAGAGGATGCTTTTGAAATTCAACGCCTCTATGTGCTACAAAAATTCCAAGGATTTGGACTAGGTAAGCAACTGTTTGAATTCGCTCTTGAACTTGCTACCAAAAATAGTTTTTCCTGGGCTTGGTTGGGTGTTTGGGAGCATAATACAAAAGCTCAAGCGTTTTATAACCGATATGGTTTTGAGAAATTTAGCCAACATAGTTTTATGGTTGGTCAAAAAGTAGATACAGATTGGTTACTGAAAAAGAAATTAAGGTAA
- the pheS gene encoding phenylalanine--tRNA ligase subunit alpha has translation MSTIEEQLKALREETLASLKQITAENEKEMQDLRVSVLGKKGSLTEILKGMKDVSAEMRPIIGKHVNEARDVLTAAFEETAKLLEEKKVAAQLASESIDVTLPGRPVATGHRHVLTQTSEEIEDIFIGMGYQVVDGFEVEQDYYNFERMNLPKDHPARDMQDTFYITEEILLRTHTSPVQARAMDAHDFSKGPLKMISPGRVFRRDTDDATHSHQFHQIEGLVVGKNISMADLQGTLQLIVQKMFGEERQIRLRPSYFPFTEPSVEVDVSCFKCGGEGCNVCKKTGWIEIMGAGMVHPRVLEMSGIDATVYSGFAFGLGQERVAMLRYGINDIRGFYQGDVRFSEQFK, from the coding sequence ATGTCAACTATTGAAGAACAATTAAAAGCGCTTCGTGAAGAAACGCTGGCTAGCTTGAAGCAGATTACTGCTGAAAATGAAAAAGAGATGCAAGATTTGCGTGTCTCTGTCCTTGGTAAAAAGGGTTCCCTTACTGAAATCCTCAAAGGAATGAAAGATGTTTCTGCTGAAATGCGTCCAATTATCGGGAAACACGTCAATGAAGCTCGTGATGTATTGACCGCAGCCTTTGAAGAAACAGCTAAGCTCTTGGAAGAAAAGAAAGTTGCAGCTCAACTAGCAAGTGAGAGCATCGATGTGACACTTCCAGGTCGCCCAGTTGCGACTGGTCACCGTCACGTTTTGACACAAACCAGTGAAGAAATCGAAGATATTTTCATTGGGATGGGTTACCAAGTCGTGGATGGTTTTGAAGTGGAGCAAGACTACTATAACTTCGAGCGTATGAATCTTCCAAAAGACCATCCAGCTCGCGATATGCAGGATACTTTCTACATCACAGAAGAAATCTTGCTTCGTACTCACACGTCTCCAGTTCAGGCGCGTGCCATGGATGCCCATGATTTTTCAAAAGGTCCTTTGAAAATGATCTCACCAGGGCGTGTGTTCCGTCGTGATACGGACGATGCGACCCACAGTCACCAGTTCCATCAAATCGAAGGCTTAGTTGTTGGGAAAAACATCTCTATGGCAGACCTTCAAGGAACGCTTCAGTTGATTGTCCAAAAAATGTTTGGTGAAGAGCGTCAGATCCGTCTGCGTCCATCTTATTTCCCATTCACAGAACCATCTGTTGAAGTGGATGTTTCTTGCTTCAAGTGTGGTGGAGAAGGCTGTAACGTATGTAAGAAAACAGGTTGGATCGAGATTATGGGTGCCGGTATGGTTCACCCACGTGTCCTTGAAATGAGTGGAATTGATGCGACTGTTTACTCTGGCTTTGCCTTTGGTCTTGGACAAGAGCGTGTCGCTATGCTCCGTTACGGAATCAACGATATTCGTGGTTTCTATCAAGGAGATGTCCGCTTCTCAGAACAGTTTAAATAA